The DNA segment TTGACCCTGAATGTCGCCCGCGTGAAGACCGACAGGGCCCCTGGGGGCACGGATGTCTGGATCAGGTTCACGGCATTGGGCGGCGGGCCGGTCTCGTATCCCACCCCGTAGGTTCCGGCGGGCCAGGCGCTGTCGTCGTAGCCCTCCCTGGTCCAGTCCAGCGTGGCCGCCAGCCTCGGCACGAGCACCAGATCCGTGGACGTCGGCGCGGTGGTGTTCCAGACCCCGATCGCCAGGACGTTGATCCCGTCGTGCAGCACGGGTAGCGCGGCCGCCGAGATGTCGATCGGTGGCCCGTAATTGGGGACCGTGCCGTTGCTCGACTCGTGCAGGATGGCATCGGTGTTCCACGCCGGATCCCCCGCCGGCATCGAGGATCGGGCCACCTCCACGCCATTGATGTATGCGACGTAGCCGTCGTCGAAGTCGGCACCGAGGAAGAGGCCCGTGACCCGGGACCTGTCGGGGATCGAGAAGCGGGCCCGGGTGTAGACCGAGAAGGTCCCTGCGGGCACGGAGGTACGGATCAGGTTCACGGCATTGGGCGGCGGGCCGGTGTCGTAGCCGATTCCGTACGGGGCGCCCGACTGGCCACCTCCCCAGTAGGAATCATCGAAGGTCTCGCCGGTCCACGACAGGCCGATCCCCGGGTCGCCGGCGTTCGCCAGATACCTCATCAGCGACCCGGCCTCGATCAGGACCGCGTCTTGGGGCGGCCCGGTGAGGTTGGCGCGGTAGGTCATGGGCGATCCGAACTCCACCGCCACCGTTTGCGGCGCCAATGGAACGCAGGTGTCGATCACCGTCCCGCCAACGCACGCCGTGGTTCCGGTGGAGGCGCAGGCACCGGCCCCGCAGACGGTCGGCGTCGGCACGAATTCGTCATCGACGGTCCCGTCGCAGTCGTCGTCCACCCCGTTGCAGGTTTCGGTCCCTGGCGTCCCCGGCGTGCAGGTCTGCGGCGCTCCGCCCACGCAGTTGTCGACGGTGCGCGCGCACGCCCCCACTCCGCAGGTGGTCGACCCCAGGTTCTCGTCCGTCGCCCCGTCGCAGTCGTCGTCCAGACCGTTGCAGGTCTCCGTCCCCGGCGTCCCCGGCGTGCAGGTCTGCGGCACGCCCCCCACGCAGTTGTTGACGGTGCGGGCGCACGCCCCCACTCCGCAGGTGGTCGACCCCAGGTTCTCGTCCGTCGCCCCGTCGCAGTCGTCGTCCACCCCGTTGCAGGTCTCCGTCCCCGGCGTCCCCGGCGTGCAGGTCTGCGGCACGCCCCCCACGCAGCCGGCGACGGTGCGCGCGCACACCCCCAGTCCGCAGCTCAGGTTTCCAAGGTTCTCGTCCACCGCGCCGTCGCAGTCGTCGTCGATGCCGTTGCAGGTCTCCGTCCCCGGCGTCCCCGGCGTGCAGGTCTGCGGCACGCCACCTACGCAGTTGTTGACGGTTCGGGTGCAGGCCCCCACTCCGCAGGTGGTCGACCCCAGGTTCTCGTCCGTCGCCCCGTCGCAGTCGTCGTCGATGCCGTTGCAGGTCTCGGCCGTTGGCGTGCCGGGCGTGCAGTTCTGGGGAACCCCCCCGACACAACTGCTGGCGGTGCGGGTACAGGCTCCCACACCACAGGTGATCGTGCCGAGGTTGTCGTCGATGGAGCCGTCGCAGTCGTCGTCGATGCCGTTGCAGGTTTCCGTCCCAGGCGTCCCCGGCGTGCAGGTCTGCGGCACGCCTCCCACGCAGCTGGCAACCGTTCGAGTGCAGGCCCCCACCCCGCAGGTGGTCGACCCCAGGTTCTCGTCCGTCGCCCCGTCGCAGTCGTCGTCCACCCCGTTGCAGGTCTCCGTCCCCGGCGTCCCCGGCGTGCAAGTCTGCGTCACGCCCCCCGCGCAGTTGTTGACCGTGCGCGTGCAGGCCCCCACCCCGCACGTGGTCGACCCGAGGTTCTCGTCCGTCGCCCCGTCGCAGTCGTCGTCGATGCCGTTGCAGGTCTCGGTCCCAGGCGTCCCCGGCGTGCAGGTCTGCGTCACTCCGCCCACGCAGTTGTTCACGGTGCGCCTGCAGGCGCCCACCCCGCAGGTGGTCGACCCGAGGCTCTCGTCCGTCGCCCCGTCGCAGTCGTCGTCGATGCCGTTGCAGGTCTCCGTCCCAGGCGTCCCCGGCGTGCAGGTCTGCGTCACTCCGCCCACGCAGTTGTTGACGGTGCGCGTGCAGGCCCCCACCCCGCAGGTGGTCGACCCGAGGTTCTCATCCGTCGCCCCGTCGCAGTCGTCGTCGATGCCGTTGCAGGTCTCCGTCCCAGGCGTCCCCGGCGTGCAGGTTTGGGGAACGCCGCCGACGCAGTTGTTGACGCTGCGCGTGCAGGCCCCCACCCCGCAGGTGGTCGACCCGAGGTTCTCGTCCGTCGCCCCGTCGCAGTCGTCGTCGATGCCGTTGCAGGTCTCCGTCCCGGGCGTCCCCTGAGTGCAGGTCTGCGTCACTCCACCCACGCAGTTGTTGACCGTGCGCGTGCAGGGGCCGACCCCGCACGTCGTCGTACCCAGCTGCTCGTCCACCGATCCGTCGCAGTCGTCATCGGCGCCGTTGCACGTCTCTGTCGCGCCCGGGTGGACGGACGCGACGTTGTCATCGCAGTCCACGTCGTCGGTGTAGCCGTCGTGGTCCAGGTCCTGGCAGACATCTCCGATGCCGTTGGTATCGGAGTCCTCCTGGCCCGGATTGGAGGTCCCGGCGCAGTTGTCGCAGGCGTTGCCTCGGCCGTCATGGTCGCCGTCGAGCTGGCCCGCGTTGGCCACGAGGGGGCAGTTGTCGTCGATGTTGGACACCGCGTCGGCATCGGTATCCAGGCCCTGCGGTGCGCAGTGGGAGGGGATCGTGCGGGGCTGGCCGCCGCTTCCCGAACCGGCCGTTCCCTCGCCGCAACGGTTGGTGCCCGTGATGACATAGAAGTACGCCGCCCCGCGGGGCGGGTTGCTGGCATCGGCGAAACTGCTTCCGGTCGACTCCGACACCAGGCAAGCCAGGGTGTCGTTCCAGGCCCCCGTCAAGCGGTTCCAGGTGCTGCGGTAGACGTTGTGGACGTTCGCCTGGGCGATTCGCGTCCAGGTAAAGGTGAGCGGCGGCACGCCGGCCACCGACCTCACGGTCTGGCCCACTTCCCCCGGGATGGCGCTGACGCTGTTGGTGAGCGGGGCGCAGTCGGAGACGTCCGGCACCAGGTCGTTGTCGTCGTCCGGATCGACGCAGTCGTTCAGCCCGTCCCCGTCGCTGTCACCGAACCCTTCATCGACCTGCTGGTTGCAATTGTCGTCCACCCCGTTGCAGATCTCCGGAGCGCCCGGATGGATCGCCGCCGCGGCATCGTTGCAATCCCCCCCGCAGGTGGTGAAGCCGTCCCCATCGACATCGAAGTTCTCGTCGACCGCGCCGTCGCAGTCGTCGTCGATGTTGTTGCAGGACTCCGCGACCGGCGCGCCGGGCGTGCAGGTCTGCGGCACGCCGCCGATGCAGTTGTTGACGGTCCGCGTGCAGGCCCCTGTGCCGCACGTCGTGCTGCCCAGGCTCTCGTCCACGGCGCCGTCGCAATCGTCGTCGATCCCGTTGCAGACCTCGGCCGTCGGCGAGCCGGGCGTGCAGGTCTGCAGCACGCCGCCGACGCAGGCGTTCACGGTGCGCGAGCAGCCCCCCGTGCCGCAGGTGATGCTGCCGAGCCCCTCGTCGACCGAGCCGTCGCAGTCGTCGTCGATGTTGTTGCAGGTCTCGGCGGTGGGCGTGCCGGGCGTGCAGGTCTGCGGCACGCCGCCGACGCAGGCGATCACGGTGCGAGCGCACGCCCCCGTGCCGCACGTCGTGTTGCCCAGGCCCTCGTCCACCTGCCCGTCGCAGTCGTCGTCAACTCCATTGCAGACCTCGGTCGTCGGCGAGCAGGTCCCCGTGCGGAACCCCAGGTAGAGGTGGGCGCCCCCCGCCTGATCCACCTGGAGCCCGGCGTTGTTCAGGCCGATGGCGCCGGCGATGATGTCCCCCAGCCCGTCGCCGTTCACGTCTCCCGCGCGCGCCACGGAACCGCCCAGAAGCGCGTTGGGCTGCGACTCCTGGGCGTTGAAGGCCGCCTGGTTCCCCAGCCCATTGGTGCCGCCGTAGAATGCCCTGACCAGCCCCACCGCCGTCCTGGTCTGGTCGTCGACGCGCGGCGCGCCGATCACCACGTCGCCAAACCCGTCGCCGTCGAGGTCTCCCACGCCGGCCACGGCCGTGCCGAACTCGGCGGGGTTCACGGTGATCTTCGCGAACCAGCTGGACGAGAGGCTCGGGCCCGCCGCGGACCCGTGGTAGACGAACGCCCGGCCCGAGTCATAAAACGGCGCCCCGGCGATCACG comes from the Candidatus Polarisedimenticolia bacterium genome and includes:
- a CDS encoding MopE-related protein, whose product is MSRVRLGSVVLVAALVASTQVPSLYPTQPVHSVPLITIALDDIARGEYSFDEGSDGTWSAPNRAQGLRTRADATGVHFTPRGPAPARWNLALRLRAFGREGALLPVPPAVVRAHGVRVEQARVSLGLTEWYVNEPRGIEQGFTISGPPAGDPESHLILEIAHSGDLGAVADGDDAIAFAVPDGTVALRQSGLVVFDADGRRVPAEMRLVPGAIQIAVADQGRSYPLVVDPTIVTPAWTALGDQFDERFGTSVSGAGDVNGDGYADVIVGAPRFDGGSFDEGRAFVFLGSSTGPASQPAWTADGGLAGAWFGYSVASAGDVNNDGYDDVIVGARLYDNVQVDEGRAYVYLGSAAGLGTVPAWTAEPDQNGAKFGSSVASAGDVNGDGYADVIVGAPEFDTSFNTDEGHAFLYLGSAAGPSASPAWTAGSGLFSSAFGFSVASAGDVNNDGYDDVIVGAPLYDNAGFSDEGRVFVYAGSASGLSTNPVWTADSGKTLAQLGYSVASAGDVNRDGFDDVIAGAPFYDSGRAFVYHGSAAGPSLSSSWFAKITVNPAEFGTAVAGVGDLDGDGFGDVVIGAPRVDDQTRTAVGLVRAFYGGTNGLGNQAAFNAQESQPNALLGGSVARAGDVNGDGLGDIIAGAIGLNNAGLQVDQAGGAHLYLGFRTGTCSPTTEVCNGVDDDCDGQVDEGLGNTTCGTGACARTVIACVGGVPQTCTPGTPTAETCNNIDDDCDGSVDEGLGSITCGTGGCSRTVNACVGGVLQTCTPGSPTAEVCNGIDDDCDGAVDESLGSTTCGTGACTRTVNNCIGGVPQTCTPGAPVAESCNNIDDDCDGAVDENFDVDGDGFTTCGGDCNDAAAAIHPGAPEICNGVDDNCNQQVDEGFGDSDGDGLNDCVDPDDDNDLVPDVSDCAPLTNSVSAIPGEVGQTVRSVAGVPPLTFTWTRIAQANVHNVYRSTWNRLTGAWNDTLACLVSESTGSSFADASNPPRGAAYFYVITGTNRCGEGTAGSGSGGQPRTIPSHCAPQGLDTDADAVSNIDDNCPLVANAGQLDGDHDGRGNACDNCAGTSNPGQEDSDTNGIGDVCQDLDHDGYTDDVDCDDNVASVHPGATETCNGADDDCDGSVDEQLGTTTCGVGPCTRTVNNCVGGVTQTCTQGTPGTETCNGIDDDCDGATDENLGSTTCGVGACTRSVNNCVGGVPQTCTPGTPGTETCNGIDDDCDGATDENLGSTTCGVGACTRTVNNCVGGVTQTCTPGTPGTETCNGIDDDCDGATDESLGSTTCGVGACRRTVNNCVGGVTQTCTPGTPGTETCNGIDDDCDGATDENLGSTTCGVGACTRTVNNCAGGVTQTCTPGTPGTETCNGVDDDCDGATDENLGSTTCGVGACTRTVASCVGGVPQTCTPGTPGTETCNGIDDDCDGSIDDNLGTITCGVGACTRTASSCVGGVPQNCTPGTPTAETCNGIDDDCDGATDENLGSTTCGVGACTRTVNNCVGGVPQTCTPGTPGTETCNGIDDDCDGAVDENLGNLSCGLGVCARTVAGCVGGVPQTCTPGTPGTETCNGVDDDCDGATDENLGSTTCGVGACARTVNNCVGGVPQTCTPGTPGTETCNGLDDDCDGATDENLGSTTCGVGACARTVDNCVGGAPQTCTPGTPGTETCNGVDDDCDGTVDDEFVPTPTVCGAGACASTGTTACVGGTVIDTCVPLAPQTVAVEFGSPMTYRANLTGPPQDAVLIEAGSLMRYLANAGDPGIGLSWTGETFDDSYWGGGQSGAPYGIGYDTGPPPNAVNLIRTSVPAGTFSVYTRARFSIPDRSRVTGLFLGADFDDGYVAYINGVEVARSSMPAGDPAWNTDAILHESSNGTVPNYGPPIDISAAALPVLHDGINVLAIGVWNTTAPTSTDLVLVPRLAATLDWTREGYDDSAWPAGTYGVGYETGPPPNAVNLIQTSVPPGALSVFTRATFRVNKPASVTGMSLGADFDDGFVAYLNGVEVTRAFMPAGTPNWFTNAALHESSNGTTPNYGTPIDISAALPLLHMGTNILAVGVWNSGGPTSTDLVIVPRLTLYGSCGP